Proteins encoded within one genomic window of Macrotis lagotis isolate mMagLag1 chromosome 3, bilby.v1.9.chrom.fasta, whole genome shotgun sequence:
- the LOC141516858 gene encoding olfactory receptor 10AG1-like — MTGNNLTAVVEFILLGFSDLPKLQGFLFGIFLIMYLSILIGNGLLIVITMIDPGLQTPMYFFLGNFSFLEICYTSVTLPRMLTDLWTQKRTISFLACAVQTFFLYILGVAECLLLAVMAYDRYVAICKPLYYPLIMNHKVCVQLVVASWIIGVPILVEETYQIFRLNFCGPNKLNHIFCDAPPLLELACGDTYKTEVSVHVAALAFVITPFLLILISYVKIIATILRLPSTSGRSKAFSTCSSHLMVVGLFYGSGSIVYLRPKSTHSTGSVKVFALFYTTVTPMFNPLIYSLRNKDVISALRKLFPK, encoded by the coding sequence ATGACAGGGAACAATCTTACAGCTGTGGTGGAATTCATTCTCCTGGGATTTTCTGATCTCCCCAAACTCCAAGGGTttctttttgggattttcttaatcATGTATCTGAGTATACTGATAGGGAATGGACTCCTCATTGTCATAACCATGATTGACCCAGGTCTCCAAACacccatgtattttttccttggGAACTTTTCCTTCTTGGAAATTTGTTACACATCAGTCACTCTCCCCAGAATGTTGACAGATCTCTGGACTCAGAAGAGAACTATTTCATTCCTAGCTTGTGCTGTACAAACTTTCTTCCTCTATATTTTGGGAGTGGCAGAGTGCTTGCTCCTGGCTGTGATGGCTTATGATCGCTATGTGGCCATTTGTAAGCCTCTTTACTATCCTCTCATCATGAATCACAAGGTATGTGTCCAACTTGTTGTGGCATCCTGGATTATTGGGGTCCCAATACTGGTAGAGGAGACATATCAGATTTTCCGTTTGAATTTTTGTGGTCCTAACAAACTTAATCATATTTTCTGTGATGCGCCACCTTTACTGGAGTTGGCTTGTGGGGACACATATAAAACAGAGGTCTCTGTCCATGTTGCTGCATTGGCATTTGTCATAACTCCCTTTCTGTTGATACTCATATCCTATGTCAAAATCATAGCCACCATCCTAAGGTTGCCTTCGACCTCAGGGAGATCCAAAGCCTTTTCCACTTGTTCCTCCCACCTCATGGTTGTGGGTTTATTCTATGGGTCAGGAAGTATTGTGTATTTACGACCAAAGTCCACTCATTCTACAGGATCTGTTAAAGTGTTTGCTCTTTTCTATACTACTGTGACACCCATGTTTAATCCTTTGATATACAGTCTGAGAAATAAGGATGTCATTAGTGCactgagaaaattatttcctaagtGA